A genomic stretch from Setaria viridis chromosome 1, Setaria_viridis_v4.0, whole genome shotgun sequence includes:
- the LOC117839486 gene encoding soluble inorganic pyrophosphatase 6, chloroplastic, whose translation MATAATASATAATRFTLLAGAGLRSRAARLPTAVRFQRQRGLTTTALLKTADLRPKEQGQPETLDYRVFLVDGGGRKVSPWHDVPLRAGDGVFHFIVEIPKESSAKMEVATDEAFTPIKQDTKKGNLRYYPYNINWNYGLLPQTWEDPTSANSDVEGAFGDNDPVDVVEIGERRANIGDVLKVKPLAALAMIDEGELDWKIVAISLDDPKASLVNDVDDVEKHFPGTLTAIRDWFRDYKIPDGKPANRFGLGNKPASKEYALKVIQETNESWEKLVKRNVPAGELSLA comes from the exons ATGGCGACCGCGGCCACGGCGTCCGCGACCGCGGCGACCCGCTTCACGCTCCTAGCGGGCGCCGGCCTCcgcagccgcgccgcccgcctccccaCTGCCGTGCGGTTCCAGCGCCAGCGGGGGCTCACCACCACCGCGCTTCTCAAGACCgccgacctccgccccaaggaGCAGGGCCAGCCCGAGACGCTCGACTACCGCGTGTTCCTCGTCGACGGCGGGGGCCGGAAGGTGTCGCCGTGGCACGACGTGCCGCTGCGCGCCGGGGACGGGGTGTTCCACTTCATCGTTGAGATCCCCAAGGAGAGCAGCGCCAAGATGGAGGTCGCCACCGACGAGGCCTTCACGCCCATCAAGCAGGACACCAAGAAGGGCAACCTCCGATACTACCC GTACAATATTAATTGGAACTATGGATTATTGCCTCAAACATGGGAGGACCCGACTTCTGCAAATTCTGATGTGGAAGGAGCATTCGGAGATAATGATCCTG TTGATGTTGTTGAGATAGGTGAAAGACGTGCCAATATTGGGGATGTTCTTAAGGTTAAACCATTGGCAGCTCTAGCAATGATAGATGAGGGGGAGCTTGACTGGAAAATTGTGGCCATTTCTTTGGACGACCCCAAAGCATCTCTTGTGAATGATGTGGATGATGTTGAGAAGCATTTTCCG GGGACACTGACTGCCATCAGAGACTGGTTCAGAGACTACAAGATACCAGATGGAAAGCCTGCCAATAGATTTGGTCTCGGCAACAAGCCCGCAAGCAAG GAATATGCTCTGAAGGTCATTCAGGAAACCAACGAATCATGGGAGAAATTGGTGAAGAGGAATGTCCCTGCTGGAGAGCTCTCACTAGCCTAA
- the LOC117862039 gene encoding uncharacterized protein, which produces MSSRRPSASAMDADAPPSPPRSKKRPSRRSDSDWSPNPSPRGSPTEHKRRRRTSAESAALALTAVAARASAAGSDAGRGGARRSQRPRRRTARADGGDGAIQMLGAAAARVGVQKHKWSDADEFTLLAAAVAFRERNGHAPRLPDMAELFDSICDSISPHIDQFMVYYKMKRLKSKFQHSDGPRDRRLRNMCSVLWGVGVVPSSEDDSDAGERSGVPDAAAMMPVVAEVLGEYWKTNERVMAGVPLEKGLSLLGKKEGRLLETKWRQQLDEEMQSQMRQHDLAKEVCGLLTDAIKGLGP; this is translated from the coding sequence ATGTCATCCAGGCGCCCGTCCGCATCCGCCATGGACGCCGAcgcgcccccctcccctcccagaTCGAAGAAGCGCCCGTCCCGCAGGAGCGACAGCGACTGGagcccaaaccctagcccccgCGGCTCCCCGACCGAGCACAAGCGCAGGCGCCGCACGTCCGCGGAGTCCGCCGCGCTCGCGCTCACCGCGGTGGCCGCGCGCGCGTCCGCGGCCGGCTCCGacgcgggccgcggcggcgcccggagGAGCcaacgcccgcgccggcgcacGGCACGCGCTGACGGGGGCGACGGGGCCATCCAGATGCTCggggccgcggccgcccgcgTCGGCGTCCAGAAGCACAAGTGGAGCGACGCCGACGAGTTcacgctcctcgccgccgccgtcgccttccGCGAGCGCAACGGCCATGCCCCGCGCCTCCCGGACATGGCCGAGCTGTTCGACTCCATCTGCGACTCCATCTCCCCGCACATCGACCAGTTCATGGTGTACTACAAGATGAAGCGGTTGAAGAGCAAGTTCCAGCACTCTGATGGCCCGCGCGACCGTCGCCTGCGCAACATGTGCTCCGTCCTGTGGGGCGTCGGCGTCGTTCCCTCTTCCGAGGACGACTCGGACGCCGGCGAGAGAAGTGGTGTACCGGATGCAGCAGCCATGATGCCGGTGGTCGCCGAGGTGCTCGGTGAGTACTGGAAAACCAATGAGCGAGTCATGGCGGGGGTGCCCCTTGAGAAGGGCCTGTCACTATTGGGGAAAAAAGAGGGCAGATTGCTTGAAACCAAGTGGAGGCAGCAGCTTGATGAAGAGATGCAATCGCAGATGCGGCAGCATGATCTGGCCAAGGAAGTCTGCGGCTTGCTCACTGATGCCATCAAGGGCCTCGGCCCTTAG
- the LOC117839496 gene encoding uncharacterized protein isoform X5 translates to MSGEMARAEVSPEGAAPGFGADLYAQATKALALRTPFEGEEAASRVPTLPARLVSWAGPGDARKKHKKIQLPPPDDAAVEPPPPAAAKVGLWEQFEAYFRPVTLADVEMLKPKLPFGYSKLDSCMLIPFLGTGEELMNQGETYDVAVFETSSYLGVGGAEVVSNRERGDQSGHLLSQKEKRDQNVDPDIHDVVVQQMVSDKDISRRSRVSIQPGGRPFEVDQAVSNGIVSAQCAEEEGSSLNWLLGATGRFVLTSERPNKKRKLLGVAAGLEQLVLLPRLGAEKSSTCDVCCLGESSMDSNRIVNCSNCKVSVHQKCYGLRVVPDGQWLCAWCTYLESNKDSGSTQPTPCVLCPKEKGALKPVKVEPTQSADVSHLKFAHLFCSLWAPEVFVEDMESMEPVTNLDNVQENRMKLTCSICKIKHGACVRCSHGTCRAAFHPICARESKHQMEIWGKSRHSNVELRAFCSKHSSVGYTSSVENSNHASEQSPTESGPNNTNLITGKIPKLRFTRKNKDKFMNCETSASSSGNLIRVETTEQDALANTVRNANAQPIRSRETGTGHPSVGGDRMRSPGDIAVVLRKLIDSGKVSVGDIASEVGISSESLEAALVGETTTFSHGLMLKIINWLQNSVHMHAVQGNACKRNSVVLQDDNSDGFDTTDTIDMKISSVPDDDKDVFVDVSDSAVTEPTLRRTKSNSKILEEDNATCATGVTILQNGNKNMVKDGADLECSPAKEFAKESTREFSPIGSKGVSKEEKGKLILNNTSGNNEFGTSMEIPNENRGVLLGRKNDNLTEAGLGSGLKEGVSSPDHCFSQGDHARDGENSIENGFRTPRHCDSNCSHGQPFFNFDDSHSYIHPFIKKKISHHWDITFNQNKEALNHHVEEPSCPSHEKIPVDSSEEHEDATDTAASDQVLKASSLEILEHAPDDEVEGEIVYLQARLLDNAVVLKHRYEKLIAKVVQNISRELDAFSRRKWDLIFVNQFLRDVREAKKRGRKEKRHKEAQAVLAAAAAAAASSSRNSTMRKDAKEDAAPANQESSPKLVAGSSRVGQRTKDSSKSSNSKLPPDNKFGSFHMPISSNENALHCDVCMRTETLLNRIFICSRCKQAAVHIDCYRNLENSIGPWKCELCEDQDISLETPTTSDKLDCNGKKSPFARCGMCHGTSGAFRKTADGQWVHAFCAEWLLDTKYVRGQENPVEGMESLVEGKDTCCLCLRKVGMCLRCSSGDCHITFHPTCARNSGFYMNTKGFGTTSQHKAYCGKHSAQQKEEDAQRYGLEELRSMKRMRVELEKLRLLCERVIKREKVK, encoded by the exons ATGAGCGGGGAAATGGCCCGCGCCGAGGTCTCGCCCGAGGGGGCGGCCCCTGGCTTCGGGGCCGACCTGTACGCCCAGGCAACCAAGGCTCTGGCCCTGCGGACGCCGTTcgagggcgaggaggcggcgtccAGGGTTCCCACGCTGCCCGCGCGGCTCGTGAGCTGGGCGGGGCCGGGTGACGCGCGGAAGAAGCACAAGAAGATTCAGCTCCCACCGCCGGACGATGCTGCTGTcgagcctccaccgccggcagcTGCAAAGGTTGGCTTGTGGGAGCAGTTTGAGGCGTATTTCCGTCCAGTGACATTGGCTGATGTCGAAATGTTAAAACCAAAGCTCCCATTCGGGTACAGCAAGCTCGACTCATGTATGCTAATACCATTTCTGGGCACtggtgaggaattgatgaaCCAAGGCGAGACGTATGACGTGGCTGTCTTTGAAACAAGCTCGTATTTGGGTGTGGGCGGTGCAGAGGTGGTCAGTAACAGAGAGCGTGGTGACCAAAGTGGTCATCTCCTTAGCCAGAAAGAGAAGAGGGATCAAAATGTGGATCCAGACATACATGATGTGGTTGTGCAACAGATGGTCAGTGACAAAGACATTAGTAGGCGAAGCAGGGTCTCCATACAACCGGGAGGACGGCCATTTGAAGTGGATCAAGCTGTGAGCAATGGCATTGTGTCAGCACAATGTGCTGAAGAGGAAGGGAGTTCACTTAATTGGTTGTTAGGAGCAACAGGCCGATTTGTCCTCACTTCGGAGCGACCCAACAAGAAGAGAAAGCTTTTGGGTGTGGCTGCTGGGTTAGAACAGCTTGTTCTGCTTCCACGCTTGGGAGCTGAGAAGTCTTCAACCTGTGATGTTTGTTGTCTTGGAGAGAGTTCCATGGACTCCAATAGGATAGTTAACTGCAGCAACTGCAAGGTATCGGTGCACCAGAAGTGCTATGGTTTGCGTGTTGTGCCTGATGGGCAATGGTTGTGTGCTTGGTGTACATATTTGGAGTCGAATAAAGATTCTGGCAGCACCCAGCCTACGCCTTGTGTTTTATGTCCAAAGGAGAAAGGGGCTCTTAAACCTGTCAAAGTGGAGCctactcaatctgcagatgttAGCCACCTAAAATTTGCGCACTTGTTTTGTAGTCTCTGGGCGCCAGAGGTTTTTGTGGAGGACATGGAATCAATGGAACCTGTAACTAATCTCGATAATGTCCAAGAGAATCGGATGAAGTTGACATGCAGTATTTGCAAGATCAAGCATGGTGCATGTGTCCGATGTAGTCATG GAACATGCCGGGCAGCTTTTCATCCTATATGCGCAAGAGAGTCAAAGCATCAAATGGAGATATGGGGGAAATCTAGGCACTCTAAT GTTGAATTGAGAGCATTTTGCTCAAAGCATTCTTCAGTTGGATACACCAGCTCAGTAGAGAACAGTAACCATGCTTCTGAACAGAGTCCTACAGAATCTGGCCCAAATAATACGAATCTCATCACTGGAAAAATTCCAAAACTAAGATTCACACGCAAAAACAAGGACAAATTCATGAATTGTGAAACCAGTGCCTCTAGCTCTGGTAACCTGATCAGAGTCGAGACCACAGAGCAAGATGCTTTGGCTAATACAGTTAGAAATGCAAATGCTCAACCAATTCGAAGCCGGGAAACAGGTACTGGGCATCCCTCTGTTGGTGGGGATCGTATGAGAAGTCCTGGTGATATTGCTGTAGTGCTTAGAAAG CTAATTGACAGTGGAAAGGTTAGTGTTGGTGATATAGCATCGGAAGTGGGTATTTCTTCGGAATCCTTGGAAGCTGCTCTCGTG GGTGAAACTACCACCTTTTCCCATGGTTTGATGCTAAAAATTATCAATTGGCTTCAAAATTCTGTACATATGCATGCTGTTCAAGGAAATGCTTGCAAAAGGAACTCAGTGGTGCTGCAAGATGACAATTCAGATGGGTTTGATACCACAGATACCATTGATATGAAAATTTCATCCGTCCCAGATGATGACAAAGATGTATTTGTTGACGTGTCAGATTCCGCTGTAACTGAGCCCACGCTGAGAAGAACTAAAAGCAACAGTAAGATTCTGGAAGAAGATAACGCAACATGTGCAACTGGTGTGACCATTTTACAAAATGGAAACAAGAATATGGTTAAAGATGGGGCTGATCTTGAGTGTTCCCCTGCTAAAGAATTTGCAAAAGAATCTACTCGAGAGTTCTCCCCAATTGGCAGCAAGGGTGTTTCgaaggaagagaagggaaaATTG ATACTGAACAACACATCTGGAAATAACGAATTTGGTACTTCCATGGAGATACCAAATGAAAATCGAG GTGTATTACTTGGAAGGAAAAATGATAATTTAACTGAGGCTGGACTTGGCTCAGGCTTGAAGGAAGGAGTATCTTCACCTGATCATTGTTTTTCTCAGGGTGATCATGCTAGAGATGGTGAAAATTCAATTGAAAACGGCTTTCGCACCCCTCGTCACTGTGATTCAAATTGCTCCCATGGACAGCCTTTTTTCAA CTTTGATGATTCACATTCTTATATTCATCCTTTCATTAAGAAAAAGATATCTCATCACTGGGACATTACTTTCAATCAGAATAAGGAAGCTCTGAATCATCATG TAGAAGAACCTTCGTGTCCTTCTCATGAGAAAATACCTGTTGATTCCTCGGAAGAACATGAGGATGCAACAGATACAGCTGCATCAGATCAAGTTTTGAAAGCAAGTTCCTTGGAAATTCTTGAGCATGCAcctgatgatgaagtagaaggAGAGATAGTATACCTACAAGCTAGGCTGCTTGACAATGCTGTTGTTCTGAAGCACAGATACG AAAAGCTGATAGCAAAGGTTGTACAGAATATTTCTCGCGAGCTGGATGCTTTCAGTAGAAGAAAATGGGACCTTATTTTTGTGAATCAGTTTCTTCGTGATGTTAGAGAAGCTAAGAAACgtgggagaaaagaaaagagacatAAGGAAGCCCAAGCTGTActagctgcagcagctgctgctgctgcatcctCTTCACGGAATTCAACCATGAGaaaagatgcaaaggaagatgCGGCACCTGCTAATCAAGAG AGTTCTCCAAAACTTGTTGCTGGATCTTCAAGAGTTGGGCAACGGACAAAGGATTCATCAAAGTCATCCAACAGCAAACTACCACCAGATAACAAATTTGGCAGTTTTCATATGCCAATCTCCTCAAATGAAAATGCACTCCACTGTGATGTTTGCATGCGAACTGAGACTCTGTTGAACCGAATATTTATCTGTTCCAGATGcaag CAGGCTGCTGTGCACATAGATTGCTACAGAAATCTGGAGAATTCTATTGGCCCCTGGAAATGTGAACTTTGTGAAGATCAAGATATTTCTTTAGAAACCCCAACCACTAGTGATAAATTAGATTGTAATGGCAAAAAATCACCCTTTGCACGGTGTGGTATGTGTCATGGCACATCAGGTGCTTTTAGAAAGACTGCTGATGGGCAGTGGGTTCATGCTTTCTGTGCTGAG TGGTTGTTGGACACCAAGTATGTAAGGGGACAAGAAAATCCTGTAGAAGGAATG GAAAGCCTTGTAGAGGGAAAAGATACTTGTTGTCTGTGCCTTCGCAAAGTTGGCATGTGCCTAAGG TGTAGTAGTGGGGACTGCCACATTACTTTTCATCCTACTTGTGCTAGAAACTCTGGTTTCTACATGAACACAAAAGGGTTTGGTACTACATCACAGCACAAAGCATACTGTGGCAAACACAGTGCACAGCAGAAAGAG GAGGATGCACAGCGATACGGACTTGAGGAGCTCAGGAGCATGAAACGGATGAGG